In Mesorhizobium sp., one DNA window encodes the following:
- a CDS encoding universal stress protein, which produces MVSKRLIREAGHRRKFLAVIDETPECERAVAYASRRAKSTGGALVLLFVIESGDFQHFLGVEAVMRQEATATAQSALDGAARVVREKHGIEPELVIREGNKTTEIHKLIEEDQDIAILVLAAGAAKEGPGPLVASIAGKAAAFPIPVTIVPYNLTDEDIDSLA; this is translated from the coding sequence ATGGTTTCCAAGCGCCTGATCCGCGAAGCCGGCCACCGCCGGAAATTCCTGGCGGTGATCGACGAAACGCCGGAGTGCGAGCGCGCGGTCGCCTATGCCTCGCGCCGCGCCAAGAGCACGGGCGGGGCGCTGGTGCTGCTCTTCGTCATCGAATCGGGCGATTTCCAGCATTTCCTCGGCGTCGAGGCGGTGATGCGCCAGGAGGCGACCGCGACGGCTCAGTCGGCGCTCGACGGCGCCGCGCGCGTGGTGCGCGAGAAGCACGGCATCGAGCCGGAACTGGTGATCCGCGAAGGCAACAAGACCACCGAGATCCACAAGCTGATCGAGGAGGACCAGGACATCGCGATCCTGGTGCTGGCCGCGGGCGCGGCGAAGGAGGGTCCGGGCCCGCTGGTGGCCTCGATCGCGGGCAAGGCGGCCGCCTTCCCGATTCCGGTGACGATCGTGCCCTACAACCTCACCGACGAGGACATCGACAGCCTCGCATGA
- a CDS encoding NifU family protein produces MFIQTEATPNPATLKFLPGVVVLADGTADFRDRATAGEASPLAEALFSVPGVTGVFFGYDFVTVTKDGPDWQHLKPAILGAIMEHFMAGRPVMNSGSQAAADTAEIDGEFYDKADEEIVVTIKELLDTRVRPAVAQDGGDITFRGYENGTVFLNMKGACAGCPSSTATLKHGIQNLLKHFVPEVQQVEQVA; encoded by the coding sequence ATGTTCATCCAGACTGAAGCGACACCCAATCCGGCGACGCTCAAATTCCTGCCCGGCGTCGTCGTTCTTGCCGACGGCACGGCCGATTTCCGCGACCGCGCCACCGCGGGCGAGGCGTCGCCGCTGGCCGAGGCACTGTTTTCCGTGCCCGGCGTCACCGGCGTCTTCTTCGGCTACGACTTCGTCACCGTGACCAAGGACGGCCCCGACTGGCAGCATCTCAAGCCTGCGATTCTCGGCGCCATCATGGAGCATTTCATGGCCGGCCGGCCGGTGATGAACTCCGGCTCGCAGGCGGCGGCCGACACGGCGGAAATCGACGGCGAGTTCTATGACAAGGCCGACGAGGAGATCGTCGTCACCATCAAGGAACTGCTCGACACGCGGGTGCGCCCGGCCGTCGCCCAGGACGGCGGCGACATCACCTTCCGCGGCTACGAGAACGGCACCGTGTTCCTCAACATGAAGGGCGCCTGCGCCGGCTGCCCGTCCTCGACGGCGACGCTCAAGCACGGCATCCAGAACCTGCTCAAGCATTTCGTGCCCGAAGTGCAGCAGGTCGAGCAGGTGGCGTAA
- a CDS encoding [protein-PII] uridylyltransferase has protein sequence MAKIPLKLEKMIDGEALRRELTALTAPTGGDGSGKAVRQQAVELLKRTIVAGRKEAEAMLLQDGGGSACAERLSHLMDEVIRALYDFATVHVYRSKNRSAAERMAVIAVGGYGRGTLAPGSDIDLLFVLPYKQTPWGEQVAEYMLYVLWDLGLKVGHATRNIDECIRLSRGDITIRTSILEARFLWGDEKLFDDLVARFDNEVVKDTGPEYVQAKLAERDERHRKAGESRYLVEPNIKDGKGGLRDLHTLFWIGKYFYRVRTAAELVEKGVFTIAELRLFQKAEDFLWAVRCHMHFATGKAEERLHFDIQREIAQRLGYTSHPGLSAVERFMKHYFLVAKDVGDLTRIFCAALEEEQAKHVPGFNRLFLSFSRRRKKLPGTSDFFVDNSRITIAAAEIFEKDPVNLLRLFWLADRHGLEYHPDALKLVTRSLGLIDRSLRRDEEANRLFMDILTSDRNPELNMRRMNEAGVLGRLIPDFGKIVAMMQFNMYHHYTVDEHLIRCIGVLSELEHGDGEKLHPLSHKLMPGLKAQRELLYTAVLLHDIAKGRPEDHSEAGGRIARRLCPHMGFNPSETDTIAWLVENHLVMSLTAQTRDLNDRKTIEDFAAIVQSVERLKMLLVLTVCDIRGVGPGVWNGWKGQLLRTLYYETELLLTGGFSEVARETRAAAARERLLEALPGWSERDARRLVKLHYDNYLLTVDLADQLRHADFIRQADQGKKSLATMVKTHQFEAVTEITVLAPDHPRLLSVIAGACAAAGGNIVDAQIFTTTDGRALDTILISREFDMDEDERRRGERVGKLIEDVLSGRTWLPEMIEKRTKPKRGAKAFTIEPFAEIRNALSNRFSVIEVEGLDRPGLLSEITGAISDLSLDIASAHITTFGEKVIDTFYVTDLTGQKIENPTRQAAIRERLIATLQGGEPRPQRTKAAEAVAAK, from the coding sequence ATGGCGAAAATTCCCCTGAAGCTCGAGAAGATGATCGATGGCGAGGCGCTGCGCCGCGAGTTGACGGCGCTGACCGCGCCGACCGGCGGCGACGGCTCGGGCAAGGCCGTCAGGCAGCAGGCGGTCGAGCTGTTGAAGCGCACCATCGTGGCGGGCCGCAAGGAAGCGGAGGCGATGCTCTTGCAGGACGGCGGCGGCTCCGCCTGCGCCGAGCGCCTGTCGCATCTGATGGACGAGGTGATCCGCGCCCTTTACGATTTCGCGACCGTCCACGTCTACCGCTCCAAGAACCGCTCCGCCGCCGAACGGATGGCGGTCATCGCGGTCGGCGGCTACGGCCGCGGTACGCTGGCCCCCGGCTCCGACATCGACCTCCTGTTCGTGCTGCCCTACAAGCAGACGCCGTGGGGCGAGCAGGTCGCCGAATACATGCTGTACGTGCTGTGGGACCTCGGCCTCAAGGTCGGCCATGCGACGCGCAACATCGATGAATGCATCCGCCTGTCGCGCGGCGACATCACCATCCGCACCTCGATTCTCGAAGCCCGCTTCCTGTGGGGCGACGAGAAGCTGTTCGACGACCTCGTCGCTCGATTCGACAACGAGGTGGTGAAGGACACCGGCCCCGAATATGTGCAGGCCAAGCTCGCCGAACGCGACGAGCGCCACCGCAAGGCCGGCGAGAGCCGCTATCTGGTCGAGCCCAACATCAAGGACGGCAAGGGCGGCCTGCGCGACCTGCACACGCTGTTCTGGATCGGCAAATATTTCTACCGCGTGCGGACCGCGGCCGAACTGGTGGAGAAGGGCGTCTTCACCATCGCCGAACTCCGCCTGTTCCAGAAGGCCGAGGACTTTCTCTGGGCGGTGCGCTGCCACATGCATTTCGCCACCGGCAAGGCCGAGGAGCGGCTGCATTTCGACATCCAGCGCGAGATCGCCCAGCGCCTCGGCTATACCAGCCATCCGGGCCTGTCGGCGGTCGAGCGCTTCATGAAGCACTATTTCCTGGTCGCCAAGGACGTCGGCGACCTGACCCGCATCTTCTGCGCCGCGCTCGAGGAAGAGCAGGCGAAGCACGTGCCGGGCTTCAACCGCCTCTTCCTTTCGTTCTCGCGCCGCAGGAAGAAGCTGCCCGGCACCAGCGACTTCTTCGTCGACAACAGCCGCATCACCATCGCCGCCGCCGAGATCTTCGAAAAGGATCCGGTCAACCTGCTCAGGCTGTTCTGGCTGGCCGACCGCCACGGGCTCGAATACCACCCGGACGCGCTGAAGCTGGTGACGCGCTCGCTCGGCCTCATCGACCGCAGCCTGCGCCGCGACGAGGAGGCCAACCGCCTTTTCATGGACATCCTGACGTCGGACCGGAACCCGGAACTCAACATGCGCCGGATGAACGAGGCGGGCGTGCTCGGGCGCCTGATCCCTGATTTCGGCAAGATCGTCGCGATGATGCAGTTCAACATGTATCACCACTACACGGTGGACGAGCACCTGATCCGCTGCATCGGCGTGCTGTCGGAACTGGAGCACGGCGACGGCGAGAAGCTGCATCCGCTGTCGCACAAGCTGATGCCCGGCCTGAAGGCCCAGCGCGAGCTGCTCTATACCGCCGTGCTGCTGCACGATATCGCCAAGGGCCGGCCGGAGGACCACTCGGAAGCCGGCGGCAGGATCGCGCGGCGGCTCTGCCCGCACATGGGCTTCAATCCGTCGGAGACCGACACGATCGCCTGGCTGGTCGAGAACCACCTGGTGATGTCGCTGACGGCGCAGACGCGGGATCTCAACGACCGCAAGACGATCGAGGACTTTGCCGCGATCGTGCAGTCGGTCGAGCGGCTTAAGATGCTTTTGGTGCTCACCGTCTGCGACATCCGCGGCGTCGGGCCGGGGGTCTGGAACGGCTGGAAGGGCCAGCTGCTGCGCACGCTCTATTACGAGACGGAGCTGCTTCTGACCGGCGGCTTCTCCGAGGTCGCGCGCGAAACCCGCGCCGCCGCCGCTCGCGAGCGGCTGCTGGAGGCGCTGCCCGGCTGGAGCGAGCGCGACGCCCGGCGCCTCGTCAAGCTGCACTACGACAACTACCTGCTGACCGTCGACCTCGCCGACCAGCTGCGGCATGCCGATTTCATCCGCCAGGCCGACCAGGGGAAGAAGAGCCTGGCGACGATGGTCAAGACGCATCAATTCGAGGCGGTGACCGAGATCACCGTGCTCGCGCCCGACCATCCGCGCCTGCTCTCCGTCATCGCCGGCGCCTGTGCCGCGGCCGGGGGCAACATCGTCGACGCCCAGATCTTCACCACGACCGACGGGCGGGCGCTGGACACGATCCTGATCAGCCGCGAATTCGACATGGACGAGGACGAACGCCGCCGCGGCGAGCGGGTCGGCAAACTGATCGAGGACGTGCTGTCGGGCCGCACCTGGCTGCCCGAAATGATCGAAAAGCGGACCAAGCCGAAGCGCGGCGCCAAGGCGTTCACCATCGAGCCCTTCGCCGAAATCCGCAACGCGCTGTCCAACCGCTTTTCCGTCATCGAGGTCGAGGGGCTCGACCGGCCGGGCCTCCTGTCGGAGATCACCGGCGCGATCTCGGATCTGTCGCTGGACATCGCCTCGGCCCACATCACCACCTTCGGCGAGAAGGTGATCGACACGTTCTACGTGACCGACCTGACCGGGCAGAAGATCGAGAACCCAACGCGCCAGGCGGCAATCCGCGAGCGGCTGATCGCGACGCTGCAGGGCGGCGAGCCGCGGCCGCAGCGGACGAAGGCGGCGGAAGCGGTGGCTGCGAAGTGA
- a CDS encoding L,D-transpeptidase: MKFRSLLVAGLLAAATAISGCATDGASIFSNSYGGKKDAGYQLPAIPIAKVPQQYRRQVVSYDTSEKPGTVVVDTKAKHLYFVMGGGKAMRYGIGVGREGFEWKGTSRVAMKKEWPVWTPPAAMIKRRPDLAKYRGGMDPGLDNALGARAMYLFNKSGDTGYRLHGTPEWWSIGKAMSSGCIRLINQDVIDLYNRVEVGAKVIVK, encoded by the coding sequence ATGAAATTCAGGTCACTGCTCGTTGCCGGCCTGCTCGCGGCCGCCACTGCAATCTCGGGCTGCGCCACAGACGGCGCGTCGATCTTCAGCAATTCCTACGGCGGCAAGAAGGATGCGGGCTACCAGCTGCCTGCGATCCCGATCGCCAAGGTTCCGCAGCAGTACCGCCGTCAGGTGGTCAGCTACGACACGTCGGAGAAGCCGGGCACGGTGGTCGTCGACACCAAGGCCAAGCATCTCTATTTCGTCATGGGTGGCGGCAAGGCGATGCGCTACGGCATCGGCGTCGGCCGCGAGGGCTTCGAGTGGAAGGGCACCTCGCGCGTCGCGATGAAGAAGGAATGGCCGGTGTGGACGCCGCCAGCGGCGATGATCAAGCGCCGCCCCGACCTCGCCAAGTATCGCGGCGGCATGGATCCCGGCCTCGACAACGCGCTCGGCGCGCGTGCGATGTATCTGTTCAACAAGAGCGGCGACACCGGCTACCGTCTGCACGGCACGCCCGAATGGTGGTCGATCGGCAAGGCGATGTCGTCGGGCTGCATCCGCCTGATCAACCAGGACGTCATCGATCTCTACAATCGCGTCGAGGTCGGCGCCAAGGTGATCGTCAAGTAA
- a CDS encoding BMP family ABC transporter substrate-binding protein, with protein MKRTILGLMAATAMSFSAHAAEVKPALLFDLGGKFDKSFNESSFNGAEKFKKDTGIEYREYEIKGEEEREQALRRFADDGNNPIVMAGFSWATPLAAIAPEYPDISFTIIDGVAEAPNVRSVVFKEQEGSYLVGVLAGMASTTKKVGFVGGMNIPLISAFGCGYVGGAKAAGATDVFENMIGDTPEAWGNKPKATEIAKTQIDQGADVIYAAAGGAGLGALEAAADAGKLAIGVDSNQNYLFPGKVLTSMLKRVDVAVYNSFNDAKEGKFTGGINVLGVADGGIDYAMDEHNAPLITPEMKTAVEKAKADIIAGTIQVHDYRTDNKCPY; from the coding sequence ATGAAGCGTACAATTCTCGGCCTGATGGCCGCCACCGCAATGTCCTTCTCGGCCCATGCGGCCGAGGTCAAGCCGGCGCTGCTGTTCGATCTCGGCGGCAAATTCGACAAATCCTTCAACGAGTCGTCGTTCAACGGCGCGGAGAAGTTCAAGAAGGACACCGGCATCGAGTACCGCGAATACGAGATCAAGGGCGAGGAGGAGCGTGAGCAGGCGCTGCGCCGCTTCGCCGACGACGGCAACAACCCGATCGTGATGGCCGGCTTCTCGTGGGCCACGCCGCTCGCCGCGATCGCGCCGGAATATCCGGACATCAGCTTCACCATCATCGACGGCGTGGCGGAAGCGCCGAACGTCCGCTCGGTGGTGTTCAAGGAACAGGAAGGCTCCTACCTCGTCGGCGTGCTGGCCGGCATGGCCTCGACCACCAAGAAGGTCGGCTTCGTCGGCGGCATGAACATCCCGCTGATCTCGGCGTTTGGCTGCGGCTATGTCGGGGGCGCCAAGGCCGCCGGCGCGACCGACGTGTTCGAAAACATGATCGGCGACACGCCGGAGGCGTGGGGCAACAAGCCGAAGGCGACCGAAATCGCCAAGACCCAGATCGACCAGGGTGCGGACGTCATCTACGCCGCGGCCGGCGGTGCGGGTCTGGGCGCGCTCGAGGCGGCGGCCGACGCCGGCAAGCTCGCCATCGGCGTCGATTCCAACCAGAACTACCTGTTCCCGGGCAAGGTGCTGACCTCGATGCTCAAGCGCGTCGACGTCGCGGTCTACAACTCGTTCAACGATGCCAAGGAAGGCAAGTTCACCGGCGGCATCAATGTTCTCGGCGTCGCCGACGGCGGCATCGACTACGCGATGGACGAGCACAACGCGCCGCTGATCACGCCGGAAATGAAGACCGCGGTCGAGAAGGCCAAGGCCGACATCATCGCCGGCACGATCCAGGTGCACGACTACCGCACCGACAACAAGTGCCCCTACTGA
- the murJ gene encoding murein biosynthesis integral membrane protein MurJ gives MSLVKKFATVGSGTMASRILGFAREMLMAAAVGTGPVAEAFYAAFLFPNTFRRLFAEGAFNAAFVPLFAREIEANGVEGAKTFSEEVFGVLFTILIVLTIAMELAMPFVIRHAIAPGFADDPAKLDMTVTLAMIMFPYLICMSLAAMMAGMLNSLHKYFAAAIAPVFLNVILVGILAAVWYRGAEGQAVGETLAWGVLAAGLVQLAIVWFAVRRAGVHIGLRRPRLTPNVRRLLWLALPAAITGGITQINTLIGTAIASGRDGAVPSLNLADRVYQLPLGVVGVAVGVVLLPELARALRAGHLKDAANLQNRSVEFTLFLTLPAAAALMVIAEPIVRVLYERGAFTPQDTAIVAEVLAIFGIGLPAFVLIKAFTPGFFAREDTRTPMIFAAISVALNITVALTLFPSMGAPGIATASAVSGWTNAALLFGTLVWRGHWGSDRPLLLRLPRILLSAGVMAGFLWFAADWFAAWLTHDALFVHQAAALGVLVLGAMAIYFALAFATGGADVGMIRRNVRRGERNPPTPPE, from the coding sequence ATGAGCCTCGTCAAGAAATTCGCGACCGTCGGTTCGGGAACGATGGCGAGCCGCATCCTCGGCTTCGCCCGCGAGATGCTGATGGCGGCCGCCGTCGGTACCGGTCCGGTCGCGGAAGCCTTCTACGCCGCGTTCCTGTTTCCCAACACGTTCCGCCGACTGTTCGCCGAAGGCGCGTTCAACGCCGCCTTCGTGCCGCTCTTCGCGCGCGAGATCGAGGCCAACGGCGTGGAAGGGGCGAAGACGTTCTCCGAAGAAGTGTTCGGGGTCCTCTTCACCATCCTGATCGTGCTGACGATCGCCATGGAACTGGCGATGCCCTTCGTCATCCGCCATGCGATCGCTCCGGGCTTCGCCGACGATCCGGCCAAGCTGGACATGACGGTGACGCTGGCGATGATCATGTTTCCGTACCTGATCTGCATGTCGCTCGCCGCGATGATGGCCGGCATGCTCAATTCGCTGCACAAGTATTTCGCGGCCGCGATCGCGCCGGTGTTCCTGAACGTCATCCTGGTCGGCATCCTGGCGGCGGTCTGGTATCGCGGCGCCGAGGGACAGGCGGTCGGCGAGACGCTCGCCTGGGGCGTGCTGGCGGCGGGGCTGGTGCAGCTCGCCATCGTCTGGTTCGCGGTGCGGCGGGCGGGCGTCCATATCGGCCTTCGCCGGCCGCGGCTGACGCCGAACGTCAGGCGCCTCCTCTGGCTGGCGCTGCCGGCGGCGATCACCGGCGGCATCACCCAGATCAACACGCTGATCGGCACCGCCATCGCCTCGGGCCGCGATGGTGCCGTGCCCTCGCTCAACCTCGCCGACCGGGTTTACCAGCTGCCGCTTGGGGTGGTCGGCGTCGCGGTCGGCGTGGTCCTCCTGCCCGAACTGGCGCGAGCACTCCGCGCCGGCCATCTGAAGGACGCGGCCAATCTGCAGAACCGGTCGGTCGAGTTCACGCTCTTCCTGACCCTCCCGGCGGCCGCCGCGCTGATGGTGATTGCCGAGCCGATCGTGCGCGTGCTCTACGAGCGCGGCGCCTTCACGCCGCAGGATACGGCCATCGTCGCCGAAGTGCTGGCGATCTTCGGCATTGGGCTGCCGGCCTTCGTGCTGATCAAGGCCTTCACGCCGGGATTCTTCGCGCGCGAAGACACGCGAACGCCGATGATCTTCGCGGCGATCTCGGTGGCCCTGAACATCACGGTCGCCCTGACCCTGTTCCCGTCGATGGGCGCGCCCGGGATCGCGACCGCGTCCGCCGTCTCCGGCTGGACCAACGCGGCGTTGCTGTTCGGCACGCTGGTGTGGCGGGGACACTGGGGCAGCGACCGACCGCTGCTGCTGCGGCTGCCGCGCATCCTTCTGAGCGCGGGCGTGATGGCCGGGTTTCTCTGGTTCGCGGCCGACTGGTTCGCAGCCTGGCTCACGCACGATGCGCTCTTCGTGCACCAGGCCGCTGCTCTCGGTGTGCTCGTCCTCGGCGCGATGGCGATCTATTTCGCCCTCGCTTTCGCGACCGGCGGCGCCGATGTCGGGATGATCAGGCGCAACGTGCGCAGGGGCGAACGCAATCCGCCGACGCCGCCGGAATAG
- the trpS gene encoding tryptophan--tRNA ligase has translation MMSFKKLVFSGVQPTGNLHLGNYLGAIRKFVALQEQSDCIYCVVDMHAITMWQEPAELEKSTREVTAAFLASGIDPNAHIVFNQSRVMQHAELAWVFNCVARMGWLNKMTQFKDKAGKDRENASVGLFAYPNLMAADILVYRATHVPVGDDQKQHLELTREIAQKFNHDYSDRIRDLGAGVEMKSGEETVHGFFPITEPVIEGEATRVMSLRDGTKKMSKSDPSDLSRINLTDDADTIAKKIRKAKTDPQPLPSEVEGLKERPDADNLVGIYAALAETTREAVLGQFGGQQFSVFKPALADLAVDKLAPIASEMRRISADQAYVDAVLKDGGERASALAEATMKDVRRIIGWLGN, from the coding sequence ATCATGTCGTTCAAGAAACTCGTCTTCTCCGGCGTCCAGCCGACCGGAAACCTCCACCTCGGCAACTATCTCGGCGCGATCCGCAAGTTCGTCGCGCTGCAGGAGCAGTCCGACTGCATCTACTGCGTCGTCGACATGCACGCGATCACCATGTGGCAGGAGCCGGCGGAGCTCGAGAAGTCGACGCGCGAGGTGACGGCGGCGTTCCTGGCGTCGGGCATCGATCCCAATGCGCATATCGTCTTCAACCAGTCGCGCGTCATGCAGCACGCGGAGCTCGCCTGGGTGTTCAACTGCGTCGCCCGCATGGGCTGGCTGAACAAGATGACCCAGTTCAAGGACAAGGCCGGCAAGGACCGCGAGAACGCATCCGTCGGCCTGTTCGCCTATCCGAACCTGATGGCGGCAGACATCCTGGTCTACCGCGCCACGCATGTGCCGGTGGGCGACGACCAGAAGCAACATCTGGAGCTGACCCGCGAGATCGCGCAGAAGTTCAACCACGATTATTCGGACCGCATCCGCGACCTCGGCGCCGGCGTCGAGATGAAGTCGGGCGAGGAGACCGTGCACGGCTTCTTCCCGATCACCGAGCCGGTGATCGAGGGCGAGGCGACCAGGGTGATGAGCCTGCGCGACGGCACCAAGAAGATGTCGAAGTCGGACCCGTCCGATCTCTCGCGCATCAACCTCACCGACGACGCCGACACGATCGCCAAGAAGATCCGCAAGGCCAAGACCGACCCGCAGCCGCTGCCTTCCGAGGTGGAGGGGCTGAAGGAGCGGCCCGACGCCGACAATCTCGTCGGCATCTACGCCGCTCTCGCCGAAACCACGCGCGAGGCGGTTCTCGGCCAGTTCGGCGGCCAGCAGTTCTCGGTGTTCAAGCCCGCACTCGCCGACCTCGCGGTCGACAAGCTGGCGCCGATCGCCTCGGAGATGCGCCGCATCTCGGCCGACCAGGCCTATGTCGACGCGGTGCTGAAGGACGGCGGCGAGCGCGCCTCGGCGCTGGCCGAGGCGACGATGAAGGACGTGCGCAGGATCATCGGCTGGCTGGGCAACTGA
- the msrA gene encoding peptide-methionine (S)-S-oxide reductase MsrA has translation MFFLSDIMNKKIQLPKPGEALPGRERAIPTASRHHVFKRPLKDAAPEGFETIYFGMGCFWGAERLFWQTPGVWMTAAGYAGGETPNPTYQETCTGMTGHAEVVKVTYDPAQVGLSALLKLFWESHDPTQGMRQGNDVGTTYRSAIYTTTAGQLDAAIASRDAYAAALTKAGREKITTEIRPAPEFYYAEEDHQQYLAKNPYGYCGLRGTGVECAVPAGVVA, from the coding sequence ATGTTCTTCCTGAGCGACATCATGAACAAGAAGATCCAGTTGCCCAAGCCCGGCGAAGCGCTGCCGGGACGCGAGCGCGCGATCCCGACCGCCTCGCGCCACCACGTCTTCAAGCGTCCGCTCAAGGACGCCGCGCCCGAAGGGTTCGAGACCATCTATTTCGGCATGGGCTGCTTCTGGGGAGCCGAAAGGCTGTTCTGGCAGACGCCGGGCGTGTGGATGACCGCGGCCGGCTATGCCGGCGGCGAGACGCCCAACCCGACCTATCAGGAGACCTGTACCGGCATGACCGGCCATGCGGAAGTGGTGAAGGTGACCTACGATCCCGCGCAGGTCGGCCTCTCGGCGCTGCTCAAGCTGTTCTGGGAAAGCCACGACCCGACCCAAGGCATGCGCCAGGGCAACGACGTGGGCACGACCTACCGTTCGGCGATCTACACCACCACGGCCGGCCAACTCGACGCGGCGATCGCCTCGCGCGACGCCTATGCCGCGGCGCTGACGAAAGCCGGTCGCGAGAAGATCACCACCGAAATCCGTCCGGCGCCGGAGTTCTACTATGCCGAGGAGGATCACCAGCAATACCTGGCCAAGAACCCCTACGGCTATTGCGGGCTCAGGGGCACCGGCGTCGAATGCGCGGTGCCGGCAGGCGTTGTCGCCTGA
- the cueR gene encoding Cu(I)-responsive transcriptional regulator gives MNIGRASELSGLPAKTIRYYEDIGLISADRASNGYRDYSQADIHRLSFLHRARTLGFSIEDCRQLLDLYRDRNRASHDVREIAKSHVTAIDEKLNELQAMRATLTRLIHACHGDDRPDCPILEDIAGEVRQ, from the coding sequence ATGAACATCGGACGCGCATCCGAACTCTCCGGCCTCCCGGCCAAGACCATTCGCTATTATGAGGACATCGGCCTGATCAGCGCCGACCGCGCCAGCAACGGCTATCGCGACTATTCGCAGGCCGACATCCACCGGCTCTCCTTCCTGCACCGGGCACGCACATTGGGTTTCTCGATCGAGGACTGCCGGCAGCTGCTCGATCTCTACCGCGACCGCAACCGGGCAAGCCACGACGTGCGCGAGATCGCCAAGTCCCACGTCACGGCGATCGACGAGAAGCTGAACGAGCTGCAGGCCATGCGGGCGACTCTCACCCGCCTCATCCACGCCTGCCACGGCGACGACCGGCCGGACTGTCCGATCCTGGAGGACATCGCGGGGGAGGTTAGGCAGTAG
- a CDS encoding MFS transporter — translation MNANTTVFGVLFAVSGCHLLNDMMQSLLAALYPMLKADYGLAFWQVGLLTFAFQVTASLLQPVVGLYTDKRPMPYSLPFGSASTLLGLLLLATSSTYPLLVLGASFIGIGSAIFHPESSRIARLASGGRYGLAQSVFQVGGNFGTAIGPLLAAFIVVPRGQGSVAWFTVAALLSMVILYQVGAWYSRYRANAAKRPAGAEPMRLPRNTVMVALVVLALLTFSKNIYMVSLSSYYTFYVIEKFGVSVQHSQVMLFIFLGAAAVGTILGGPIGDRFGARTVIWFSILGALPFTLLMPYADLFWTQVLSAVIGLVLASAFPAIVVFAQELVPGRVGLIAGVFFGFAFGIAGIAAAVLGVVADAKGIEFVYAICSYLPLLGLLTIFLPNMRRLSRTAH, via the coding sequence ATGAATGCCAATACCACCGTCTTCGGCGTGCTCTTCGCGGTGAGCGGCTGCCACCTGCTCAACGACATGATGCAGTCGCTGCTGGCGGCGCTCTATCCGATGCTCAAGGCGGATTACGGGCTGGCTTTCTGGCAGGTCGGGCTCCTGACCTTCGCCTTCCAGGTGACGGCTTCGCTGCTGCAGCCGGTGGTCGGGCTCTACACCGACAAGCGGCCGATGCCCTATTCGCTGCCCTTCGGCAGCGCCTCGACCTTGTTGGGGCTGCTGCTGCTGGCGACCTCGTCGACCTATCCGCTGCTGGTGCTGGGCGCCTCCTTCATCGGCATCGGCTCGGCGATCTTCCATCCCGAATCCTCGCGCATCGCCCGCCTCGCCTCGGGCGGCCGCTACGGCCTGGCGCAATCGGTGTTCCAGGTCGGCGGCAATTTCGGCACGGCGATCGGCCCGCTGCTCGCCGCCTTCATCGTCGTGCCGCGCGGCCAGGGCAGCGTCGCCTGGTTCACGGTCGCGGCGCTCCTGTCGATGGTGATCCTCTATCAGGTCGGCGCCTGGTACAGCCGCTACCGCGCCAATGCGGCGAAGCGTCCGGCCGGCGCCGAGCCGATGCGCCTGCCACGCAACACGGTGATGGTGGCGCTGGTGGTGCTGGCGCTTCTGACCTTCTCCAAGAACATCTACATGGTCAGCCTGTCGAGCTACTACACCTTCTACGTCATCGAGAAATTCGGCGTCTCGGTGCAGCACTCGCAGGTGATGCTGTTCATCTTCCTCGGCGCGGCGGCGGTGGGCACGATCCTCGGCGGGCCGATCGGCGACCGCTTCGGCGCGCGCACCGTGATCTGGTTCTCGATCCTCGGGGCGCTGCCGTTCACGTTGCTGATGCCCTATGCCGACCTGTTCTGGACGCAGGTCCTGTCGGCGGTCATCGGCCTGGTGCTGGCCTCCGCCTTCCCGGCGATCGTCGTCTTCGCGCAGGAACTGGTTCCCGGCCGCGTCGGCCTGATCGCCGGCGTATTCTTCGGCTTCGCCTTCGGCATCGCGGGAATAGCGGCTGCGGTGCTGGGCGTCGTCGCCGACGCCAAGGGCATCGAGTTCGTCTATGCGATCTGCTCCTATCTGCCGCTGCTCGGCCTGCTGACCATCTTCCTGCCCAACATGCGCCGGCTCAGCCGGACGGCGCACTGA